In Thermomicrobiales bacterium, the genomic stretch GCAGCGGCTCGCCGAATCGACCCGGCTCGGAATCCCGTTCACCCTTTCCAGCGACCCGCGGCATGGCGCCGGAGCCAACCCCATCGGCATCGCCGGGAGCCAGGCGTTCTCGGTCTGGCCGGATGCTATTGGCCTGGCTGCCGCGCGTGACCCGGAACTCACCAGGCAGTTCGCCGATATCGCCCGGCAGGAGTACACCGCGGTTGGTATCCGCGTCTCCCTCCATCCCCAATCCGATCTCGCCACCGAACCGCGCTGGGGCCGCATCTCCGGCACCTTCGGCGAGGATGTCGAGGTTGTCTGCGATCTGACCGAGGCCTACATCCGCGGCTTTCAGGGGGAAACCATCGGGCCCGGGAGCGTCAGCTGCATGACCAAGCACTTTCCCGGCGGCGGACCCCAGAAGGACGGTGAAGATCCCCACTTCCCCTATGGACGCGAGCAGGTCTATCCGGGCGGCGGGTTCGCCATCCATCTGAAACCCTTCGAGGTCGCCATCCGTACCGGCACGGGCCAGATGATGCCCTATTACGGGATGCCGGTGGAAACCGAATGGGAAGAAGTCGGCTTCGGATTCAACAAGGGGATCGTCACCGGCTTGCTGCGCGAGCAGCTCGGTTTCGATGGCATCGTCTGCACCGACTGGGGGTTGATCACCGATGCCGATATTGCCGGAAAACCCCTGCCCGCGCGCGCCTGGGGTGTCGAACATCTGGAGCCGATCGAGCGGGTCGCCAAGGCGATCGATGCCGGTTGCGACCAGCTCGGCGGCGAGATCTGCACCGATCTGTTGTTGGCGCTGGTCGAGCAGGGCCGCGTCACCGAAGCTCGGCTGGATCTCTCGGCGCGCCGCATCCTGCGTGAGAAGTTCCGCCTTGGGCTCTTCGACCAACCGTATGTCGACGTCGACGCCGCGCACCGCATCTGCGGCAACGAGGGGTTCGTTCAGGCCGGTATCGCGGCCCAGCGCCGTTCGCTCGTGCTGCTGAAGAACGAGGAGATCGCAGGCGATCCGGTCTTGCCGGCTGCGTCCGACGCGCTCCTCTACATCGAGGGGATCGACGAAGACACCGCGGCCGGGTACGGTGTGGTGGTCAACACGCCGGCCGAGGCCGATCTGGCCATCGTGCGCATTGGAGCCCCCTTCGAGCCGCGTTCCGAGCTCGCGCTGGAAGAGCTCTTCCATGCCGGATCGCTCGCCTTCGACGAGGCGACGTTGGCGCATCTGCTGGAAATCGCCGCCGCGGTCCCCACCGTGGTCGCCATCGAGCTCGACCGCCCTGCCGTCATCCCCGAGCTCACTGCCGCTGTCGCTGGACTCATCGGCGTCTTCGGCGCGTCGGATGCGGTCGTGCTCGATCTCATTTTTGGCAACTCGTCCCCCACGGGCAAGCTCCCCTTCGAGCTCCCATCATCCATGGAGGCCGTGCTGGCGCAACGTTCCGATCTTCCCGCCGATTCGAAAGATCCGCTCTTCCCGCTCGGCTTCGGTCTGAACTACGCGATGGGGTCCTGAGATATCTGCGGTCCGGGGGCTCAGGACCGCAGCCGGTGGGGCATCACCAACAAGTCGAAGATCTCACCCAACCGGGAAACATGCGGCACGTTGCTCGGCGTGGAGGCCCACCGCACGGTTTCTCCCAACGATGCGGAGAACAACGCCCGCGCCAGCGCCGCCGGATCGATGCCCGCCAGCTCACCCATCTCTACCGCCGCCCGGACCAACCGCTCCATTTCGTCCATATAGATCTGATTGAGCGACTCGAATCGGGCGGCAAACGCTGGATCGCCGCTCGATGTCAGCATGAAGGCCAGCAGATTGGCCTGAATCTCCCGGTCGGCGCTGATCTCCATCCGCTCCTCCGGTGGCGCCACGAACCGCGCGCGCAATGCCGCCAACGGCGATGGCGCATCGGCTTCCACGATGCGGTAATCCGCCGCCCGCAACACCAGGGTCCGGTCGAGAAACGCCAGCAGCAGCGCCTGCTTGGAGCCAAAACGGCGCACCAACGCCTGGCGCGTGCAACCTACCTCGGTGGCAATCGCTTCCAATGTGAGCGCGTCATAGCTGTTGCGCTCGATCAGGTCGTTGGTGGCTCGGAAAATGGCGTCGTCGGAAAAGACGCGCGGTCGGCCAACGTCACGATGTTGGTTCATAGGTTACTCCGGTGGGCAGGGGCAAGGTTGGAGGCAGCATGGCCCAGTTGCGCACCGTTCGGCGCGTCGAAAGCATCTGAGCGGATGTGAGTCACAGATAGTTTACTGCGTGGGCGCTGCGCAGGCAGCGTTTGCGGCCCCAATCGCCCGATCTGCTCACCGGTGCGGTTGAATTCCCAGTTCCCGCGCCACCACTTCCAGCGCGGCGATATGCTCGCCTGGGGTGCGGTATCCGGCGCGCATCGTGTTCACACAGAGATGCGTCGCACCCAACCGGCGCCATCCCTCGACATAGGCGTGCCAAACATCGGGTGAACCGCTGTTGACGTCCAGCTTCGGCTCCAGCCCGATCTCAGCCGGATCGCGTCCCGCATCGCGCGTGTAGCCCCACAACCGCTCCAGCGCCGCTGCCATCGTCGAGTCCGGTTCGCGCCAGGGAAACCAGCCGTCGCCATAGGCCGCGATCCGCCGCAGGGTTGCCTCGGCATACCCGCCGAGCCAAATGGGGATCGGCCGTTGCACCGGCAACGGGTTCAACCCTGCCTCCACCACCTGGTTCCACTGCCCGTCGAAGACGATCGATTGATTGGTCCAGAGCGCCCGCAGGAGCTTCATCTGCTCTTCAGAGCGGATCCCGCGATTGGCGAACGATTCCCCCAGCCCCTCGTACTCCACCTCGTTCCAGCCGACCCCGATCCCCAGCCGAAACCGCCCGTTGCTGAGCACATCCACTTCCGCGGCTTGTTTGGCCACCAGCGCCGTTTGCCGTTGCGGCAGGATCAGCACGCCAGTCACCAGCTCGATCCGTTCGGTTAGCGCCGCCGCGTATCCGAAAAAGACGAACACCTCGTGAAAAGGATCCCGCAGGGTGTACGGCCCGCTGAATGCTGGGCGATGGGTGATATCGGCGCTGAGCACATGGTCGTAGGCCAGCAGATGGGTATAGCCCAGACCTTCGACCGTCTGGATGTACTCCTTGATCGCGCCGGTATCGTTGCCGAATTCGATCTGCGGGAAAACCGCGCCAATGCGCATGGTTCGTGCTCCTTCGAGGCGTCATGTGCGACGCAGGCGAAAACGATTGCAGCTATGAAGAATCGCGGCGACGCGGTCCGGGAAACGGGGCAACGCTAAACGAGTTCACCGGTCCTAGTCATCGTGATCGTCGTGATCGTCATCATGGTCGGTCTTGATGATCGAACCGGTCGTCGCGTCGATGTCGACATCGACCCCGTTGTTCAAGTGGACGGAATATTGGAGCACGCCGTCCTCGCCCTCGAGCTCGACCTTGGTCACCGCCGCTCCCGCGTTCTCCGCCAGGGCAATCTCTTGCGCCCGGATCAGATCGATCGCCGGTTGCAGCATCGGATCGCCAACTACCTGATGATCGTCATGTTCATCGTCATCGGCCAGCGAGCGAAGCGGTTGTGCCGCGAGAGCGGCCAGTGCGAGCGACGTGGCTCCCGCGCCAATCAGTTGTCGTCGTGTGGACATCGGTGTCTCCTTTGGAAATGCTCCGGCTGGCGAAGCAATCGAAGAATCCCCCTTCAACAGGGGATATCCAGTACGCTAGCTCCTGGGGGTGAACTGAACGCGAACCGGTTGGCGGTTCGCCACCCGCCGCGTTCTGCGCTGAATGGTTGAATGATCCGCGGATGACCTCGTCCACGCAAACATACGATCGAATCGACTCCTTTCTCGAACGCCTGGCAATCACCCCGGCGCCTCCCAATTCGGTCAATCCCTGGTCGAGCGAAACCGTCTTCGGTCAGATTCGGCTACAGAACCTGCGCCGCTATTTCGCGCAACTGATGGAACGCGGGGTCGACACGCTTATGCTTGGTGAAGCCCCCGGCTACCTGGGATGTCGCCGCAGCGGCATCGGGTTCACCAGCGAGCCGCAGCTCCTCGGCGGTATCCCATCGCTGGAACTGTTCGGGGAGGAACGCGGCTACCAGCGTAGTGGCGAGTTCCCCGAGCTGCGCAAGGAACAATCGGCCACCATTGTCTGGGGCGAACTGGCGCGGCTCGATTTCGTCCCGCTCATCTGGGCGTCGTTCCCCTTTCATCCGCATAAACCGGGCGCGCCCAACTCCAACCGCACCCCAAAACGTCCCGAGATCGACTTCGGGCGCCCGATCTTTCTGGAGCTGATCGAAGCGTTCCAGATCGGACGCGTCTTTGCCGTTGGCAACATCGCCCACGCCTCCCTCGCGGCCGCAGGTATCGACGCTCCCAAGATCCGCCACCCCGCCCAGGGCGGCAAGAACGATTTCGTCGCCGGCATGGAATGGATCGTCTCCCATCCGAACGATCTCGGCCGCCCGTAAATCACCCCGGATTCATCCTCCCTGCACCCGGAATCATCGCGTAGCCGCAACCCTCCGTGGCTGCCCAACCAGGCGACGCCGAACCGACGCCCCGGTGCGCGATTCCCTCTTTCGCAGCATGCGCCCTGGGTGCGGTTCGCTCGACAATAGGCCATGATTTCGCACTGGCCGGCGCAATTCGCCGGCTGACCTGCAGAGCGTCTACGCACGAGGAGCACCCATGACCGATCCAATCGAGATGGCAGTCCGCGCCTATATCTACGGCTATCCCATGGTCTTCGATATCGACGAAGTCGTCGAGATCTCGAGCAGTGGCAAGATGGCCGCATCCGGCCCGATCAATCGGTTTGGCCATGCGACCGTTCTCGGACGGCCAAGCGACACCTTTGTCTCCATCAACAACGACACGCTCTATTCGATTGCCAATTGCGATGTCACCAACGAGCCGCTGGTGCTGCACCTGCCGGCGGTTGGCGATCGCTACCGCGTGATGCAATTCGTCGATGCCTGGACCAACAACTTCGCCTATCTCGGTACCCGCGCCACTGGTAATGGCGAGGGCTTCTTCCTCCTGGCGGGCCCGAACTGGACGGGTGATGTTCCCCAGGGAATGACGCTGATCCAGGCGCCAACCAATGTCTTTTCCATCGTTGGACGGCATGCAGTCGACGGCGCTGCCGATATTCCCAATGTCGTGGCCGTGCAAGAACAGACCTGGCTCACCCCCCTGAGCGTCTATCCGCATGTGTCCGACGGCAGCGACCGCAAGCTCGGCGACTGGGACGTGGCCCCCTATGACACCCGGGTGGGCGAAGACCTGGTTTTCTGGGAGAAATTCCGGTCATGGCTCAAGCTCTTTCCCCCTCCAGCGGAGGAGAAGCCCTTCGTCGACCGGCTTGCCCCACTCGGGCTGCTGAGCGACGAAAGTCCCTATGTCGATCCCGATCCTGCGTTGGCGGAGACCTTGAAGGCTGCCCAGGCCAAGGGTATGGACACCATCGTCGCGGCTGGCAAGCAAGGTGGCGCGAAGGTCAACGGCTGGAGCTCGGCTGCGCACCTCTTCGACTACAACCTCTACCGGCTTGGCCCCGGCACGATCGACGCGCCGGAGTGGAAACTGACCGATTCGAAAGTCGTCTACGCGGTGCGGGCCGTCGCCGCCAATGGCGGTCTCTGGGGCAATCACGGCTATGAGGCCTACTACGCCTGGGCCTTTGTCGATGGTGATGGCAACCAGCTCAACGGCGCCAACAACTACGTGATGCACTTCGACACCATGCCACCGGCCAAAGCCTTCTGGTCGATCACCATGTACAACACGCCGAAGTACTACCTGGTCGAAAACCCGATCGACCGCTATTCCATCGGCGACCGCACCCCCGGTTTGCAGATGAACGGCGACGGCTCGCTCGACATCTATCTGCAACGTGAAGCGCCGGCCGATCCGAAACAGCAAGCCAATTGGCTTCCAACACCGGAAGGCGACTTCCGTCCGCTCGTCCGCATTTATCTTCCAGAGGATTCGGTCCTCGACGGCAGCTACGAGCTTCCTGCAATCGAGAGAGCATCGGCATCCTCGTAGAGGCGGCGCCCGTGGCCGCCGATCGCGCCGCCGTGGGGTACCCGTGGTCGCCTATTGCATCGTAGTGGCACCCGTGGCCGCCAATCACGCCGCCGTGGGGTACCCGTGGCCGCCAATCGCGCCGCAGCGCGATAACGGACGTACGCAACGATCACGCCGCGAACTGGAGACGTGGCTGTTTACAACGTAATGGCGGCCTGCGGCCGCTGGCGGGCACGGGTCCCGCCACTACGGACGGAGGTGAGCCACGAGCGGCGCAAGGGCCGGCTCGATTGCTGTGCTGCGCGTCGATAGCAAGAGAACATCTGCGCTTGCAAATATCGAGGCATCGTGGCGCACATGGCCCGGAGTCCTGCGGCCTGAGACGATTCGTCCCGGCCGCCAGTTCGCCTTGGGGCCGGCGCTTGGGGCAGGGGGCATGTCGATGCAGAGACAACGTCCCAGGACCCAGGCCGCGAAGCTCAGGACCCGTCCAAATCACCTCCCCACCATGAACCATCAAGACATCATGAACCCGTCCGCTACACTGGCCCGACGATGCTCGGCAGACGCCTCCT encodes the following:
- a CDS encoding LLM class F420-dependent oxidoreductase, whose translation is MRIGAVFPQIEFGNDTGAIKEYIQTVEGLGYTHLLAYDHVLSADITHRPAFSGPYTLRDPFHEVFVFFGYAAALTERIELVTGVLILPQRQTALVAKQAAEVDVLSNGRFRLGIGVGWNEVEYEGLGESFANRGIRSEEQMKLLRALWTNQSIVFDGQWNQVVEAGLNPLPVQRPIPIWLGGYAEATLRRIAAYGDGWFPWREPDSTMAAALERLWGYTRDAGRDPAEIGLEPKLDVNSGSPDVWHAYVEGWRRLGATHLCVNTMRAGYRTPGEHIAALEVVARELGIQPHR
- a CDS encoding PepSY domain-containing protein — translated: MSTRRQLIGAGATSLALAALAAQPLRSLADDDEHDDHQVVGDPMLQPAIDLIRAQEIALAENAGAAVTKVELEGEDGVLQYSVHLNNGVDVDIDATTGSIIKTDHDDDHDDHDD
- a CDS encoding glycoside hydrolase family 3 N-terminal domain-containing protein; amino-acid sequence: MSIATEPRDLNRNGTIDIYEDPTAPIEDRIEDLLGQMTIPEKVGLMFHHMTLFNVPFPLPPSMDPAHFIVERQVNHSAFFGAGTAVELAEWHNGLQRLAESTRLGIPFTLSSDPRHGAGANPIGIAGSQAFSVWPDAIGLAAARDPELTRQFADIARQEYTAVGIRVSLHPQSDLATEPRWGRISGTFGEDVEVVCDLTEAYIRGFQGETIGPGSVSCMTKHFPGGGPQKDGEDPHFPYGREQVYPGGGFAIHLKPFEVAIRTGTGQMMPYYGMPVETEWEEVGFGFNKGIVTGLLREQLGFDGIVCTDWGLITDADIAGKPLPARAWGVEHLEPIERVAKAIDAGCDQLGGEICTDLLLALVEQGRVTEARLDLSARRILREKFRLGLFDQPYVDVDAAHRICGNEGFVQAGIAAQRRSLVLLKNEEIAGDPVLPAASDALLYIEGIDEDTAAGYGVVVNTPAEADLAIVRIGAPFEPRSELALEELFHAGSLAFDEATLAHLLEIAAAVPTVVAIELDRPAVIPELTAAVAGLIGVFGASDAVVLDLIFGNSSPTGKLPFELPSSMEAVLAQRSDLPADSKDPLFPLGFGLNYAMGS
- a CDS encoding DUF1254 domain-containing protein; this encodes MTDPIEMAVRAYIYGYPMVFDIDEVVEISSSGKMAASGPINRFGHATVLGRPSDTFVSINNDTLYSIANCDVTNEPLVLHLPAVGDRYRVMQFVDAWTNNFAYLGTRATGNGEGFFLLAGPNWTGDVPQGMTLIQAPTNVFSIVGRHAVDGAADIPNVVAVQEQTWLTPLSVYPHVSDGSDRKLGDWDVAPYDTRVGEDLVFWEKFRSWLKLFPPPAEEKPFVDRLAPLGLLSDESPYVDPDPALAETLKAAQAKGMDTIVAAGKQGGAKVNGWSSAAHLFDYNLYRLGPGTIDAPEWKLTDSKVVYAVRAVAANGGLWGNHGYEAYYAWAFVDGDGNQLNGANNYVMHFDTMPPAKAFWSITMYNTPKYYLVENPIDRYSIGDRTPGLQMNGDGSLDIYLQREAPADPKQQANWLPTPEGDFRPLVRIYLPEDSVLDGSYELPAIERASASS
- a CDS encoding uracil-DNA glycosylase, translating into MTSSTQTYDRIDSFLERLAITPAPPNSVNPWSSETVFGQIRLQNLRRYFAQLMERGVDTLMLGEAPGYLGCRRSGIGFTSEPQLLGGIPSLELFGEERGYQRSGEFPELRKEQSATIVWGELARLDFVPLIWASFPFHPHKPGAPNSNRTPKRPEIDFGRPIFLELIEAFQIGRVFAVGNIAHASLAAAGIDAPKIRHPAQGGKNDFVAGMEWIVSHPNDLGRP
- a CDS encoding TetR/AcrR family transcriptional regulator; its protein translation is MNQHRDVGRPRVFSDDAIFRATNDLIERNSYDALTLEAIATEVGCTRQALVRRFGSKQALLLAFLDRTLVLRAADYRIVEADAPSPLAALRARFVAPPEERMEISADREIQANLLAFMLTSSGDPAFAARFESLNQIYMDEMERLVRAAVEMGELAGIDPAALARALFSASLGETVRWASTPSNVPHVSRLGEIFDLLVMPHRLRS